One Castanea sativa cultivar Marrone di Chiusa Pesio chromosome 4, ASM4071231v1 DNA window includes the following coding sequences:
- the LOC142632658 gene encoding putative CCR4-associated factor 1 homolog 11, with protein MDRVSLPLIVVRQVWKHNLLKEFDLIRIAGMTHRMVAFNTEFPGVLGLALCDDKGSLPNYGTKYQYAWEFNSRDFDVYNDIQNTESIELLKSQGINFDKNLKEGVDSADFAALMLKSGLLGMMEKNLCLFGKRLFDLKHMMKFCDGLYGGLETVANRWGVERVAGKSHQAGSDTLLTLQTFRKFLDVYFKERNNGGLRHSGHLLTGMQCVLHGLEWNNNHQLNNAGLKLINAFSHGLNVNMCRVLA; from the exons ATGGATCGTGTCTCTCTTCCTCTGATTGTAGTAAGACAAGTGTGGAAACACAATCTTTTAAAGGAGTTTGATCTCATCAGAATTGCAGGGATGACTCACAGAATGGTGGCTTTCAACACTGAATTCCCAGGTGTT TTGGGTTTGGCACTCTGTGACGACAAAGGATCATTGCCCAATTACGGTACCAAGTATCAATACGCTTGGGAGTTTAACTCTAGAGATTTTGATGTCTATAATGACATCCAGAACACGGAATCAATTGAGTTACTCAAAAGCCAGGGAATCAATTTCGACAAGAACTTGAAAGAGGGTGTTGACTCTGCTGACTTTGCAGCGTTGATGTTGAAATCTGGGTTGTTGGGCATGATGgaaaaaaatctg TGCTTATTTGGGAAAAGGCTATTCGACCTGAAGCATATGATGAAGTTCTGTGATGGCCTTTATGGGGGTTTAGAGACGGTAGCTAACAGATGGGGAGTGGAACGCGTGGCTGGGAAGAGTCACCAGGCTGGTTCCGATACCTTGTTGACTCTGCAAACTTTCAGGAAGTTCTTGGATGTATActtcaaagaaaggaacaatGGTGGACTCAGACATAGTGGCCATTTGTTGACAGGGATGCAGTGCGTTCTTCACGGCTTGGAGTGGAATAATAATCATCAATTGAATAATGCTGGCTTGAAGTTGATTAATGCATTTAGTCATGGGTTAAATGTGAATATGTGTAGAGTGCTGGCTTGA